Genomic segment of Xanthobacter dioxanivorans:
GCGCTGGCCGGCGCCTTCGAGGGCGCGTTCACCGAGGACAAGGGCCCGTCCCTGGCCATCCACTACCGGGCGCATCCCGCCATCGCGCCGGTCCTGCGCCGGGCCATCGCCGAGGTGCTCGGGCCGTGGCCGGAGCTTGCGGTCCTGCCCGGCCATCACGTGTTCGAAATCAAGCGTGCCGGCCGCGACAAGGGCACCGCGGTCGCCGCCTTCATGGCGCGCGCGCCGTTCGCCGGCCGGGTGCCGGTCTTCATCGGCGACGACGTCACCGATGAGGCCGCCTTCCGCGCCGTCTCGGCCGCCGGCGGCGTCGCCATCGCCGTCGGGACGGCACGCGAGGGGGCCGAGGCCGTCCTTCCCGACCCGCCGGCCGTGCGCCGGTTCCTCACTCACCTCGCGGCGGAGCCGCGGCAGCGCAGGAGGTGAACCTCGTGTCACGCATCGTGGTCGTATCGAACAGGGTGGCGCTGCCGCAGCGGTCCGGCGGACCGGCGGGCGGCCTTGCCGTGGCCGTGAACGCCGCCCTCAAGGACAAGGGCGGCATCTGGTTCGGCTGGAGCGGGCGCGTCGCCCCCGAGCCGTCCGACGCCCCGGAAGTGACGCACCACGGCGCCATGACCTATGCGGTGATCGACCTCACCACCGAGGACTACCAGGAATATTACAACGGCTTCGCCAACCGGGTGCTGTGGCCGGTGCTGCACTATCGGGTCGACCTGTCGGAATTCTACCGCTCCGACCTTTCCGGCTACATCCGGGTCAACCGCATGTTCGCCGAGCACCTGGCCAAGATCATCCGGCCCGACGACGTGGTGTGGATCCACGACTACCACATGATGCCGCTGGCCCGGTACCTGCGCGAGAGCGGGCACCAGAACCGCATCGGCTTCTTCCTGCACATTCCCATGCCGCCGGCGGACATCATCCAGGCCCTGCCGCAGCATTCCGAGACGGTGGGCGCGCTCGCCTCCTACGACCTGGTCGGCTTCCAGACCGAGGGCGACAAGGACAATTTCGCCCGCTACCTGGAAACCCGCGGCGGCCAGCCCACCCCGGACGGGACAGGCTGCGACATCGGCGGCCGGCGCGTCGCCTTCGGCGTCTTTCCCGTGGCCATCGAGACCGGGGCCTTCGTGCGGCGGGCGCGGCACGCCAGCCGCACCCGCTTCGTCAAGGCCTTCCATGAGAGCCTCATGGGCCGCAAGCTGATCATCGGGGTGGACCGGCTCGATTATTCCAAGGGCATCCCCAACCGGCTCGACGCCTACGAGCACTTCCTGCGCACCGGCCCGGAATGGCACGATCGCGTCGCCTACGTGCAGATCACCCCCAAGAGCCGCACCGACGTGCCGGAATACCAGGAGATGGACCGCTACGTCTCCCACAAGGCCGGGCAGATCAACGGCGCCTATGCCGACGTGAGCTGGACGCCGCTGCGCTACGTGAACCGCACCTATTCGCGCTCGGCGCTGGCCGGCTTCTACCGCCTCGCGGACGTGGCGCTGGTGACGCCCCTGCGCGACGGCATGAACCTCGTGGCCAAGGAATTCGTGGCGGCGCAGGACCCCGCCGACCCCGGCGTGCTGGTGCTCTCTCAGTTCGCCGGCGCGGCGGCGGAGCTGGGCACCGGCGCGGTGCTGGTGAACCCGCACGACACCGAGGGCATGGCGACGGCGCTGCGGCGCGCCCTGGACATGCCGCTGGCCGAGCGCCGCGAGCGCCACGCGCGCATGATGCGCATCCTCGAGGTCCGCGACATCGACTGCTGGGCCGAAGCCTTCCTCGCCGCCCTCAGCCCGAAGGAGCCGGCGACGGAGCGCCGGGAGATCGCCCTGCCGCGCGCCGCCATCCGCTCCGTGGTGCGCCCGCCGAGTCCCACCAGCCCCTGGTCGAGCCGCCTCATGCCCCGGGGCGCCTGAGAGCGCGAGCGCGGCGGCGGCAGGTACGGGAGGCCTTGCTCTCGCCGCCCGTGCCCCGCGCGCCGGCAGCGACGGGCTTGCTCCGGTGCCGGCGCGGGCCTGCTCGACGCCAGGCCACGCACGCGGTTGCTGCCCGCGCCCCTTTGTGGTTATAGCAGGTCATCGCTGCCGACAGCCCTGCCCCACCCCTCAGGGCATTCGGCGGCGAACGTGCGGGCGTGGCGGAATTGGTAGACGCAGCGGACTCAAAATCCGCCGTCCTTACGGATATGTCGGTTCGAGTCCGACCGCCCGCACCAACTGCCCCTGGCAGCCTTGCCGCGGCGAGAATCATGCTGATCGCCCGTTGTGAGACCCGATCAGGTCATCGGATTCAGAACTGTGGCTTCAATTTGGTTCCATATTCGCCTGGCGTTAAGCATGATCTGCTCGATAGCGCTTTCAAGCACCGGCTCGAGCGGGCCATCAACCGGGGCGTGGCGGCGGATCACCTCCGCCTGAAGCAAGATCGCCGTCACCGCATTGGCCATCGTCCCGCGTACGTGGTCGGCGCCCCCTCGGGACCATCCGTGCCGGTTCACGACGCCCGCCATCCCGACGGGAAGACACGAACATCCATCATTGCGGTCCATTGCTGTCTCCATCGGTCCACGAAGCAAGAGCAGCTTATCTGGCGGGACGTGTAAGAGGAGCCAAGCGGCGTAAAGCGCTGTTAAACAGCGTATCTGGTCATCGATCACCGGAATCGTCAGTGCTTATCCAAGCACGCGCGGCAGGAAGAGAACGATATCGGGTATGCAGATGAGCAGCGTGAGGACCGCCATGTCCATCAGCCCGAACCAGAACACGCCGCGGAAAATCTCCGAAGTGGGAATGAGGTCGCCGACCACGCCTTTGATGACGAAAACGTTGAGGCCGACCGGTGGCGTCAGCATGCCGAACTCCAGCAGCTTCGTCAGAACGACGCCGAACCAGATCGGATCGAGCCCCGCCTTGGCCACAAGCGGCAGGACGATTGGCAAGGTGATGAGCATGGTGCTGATGGGCTCGAGGAAGCACCCGAGGAAAATGTAGAGCAGGGTGATGGCCAGCATCAGCGCCGCCGGGCGCTCGCCCAGCACGGCGAAGGCATCGGTTATAAACACGCCGGCTCCGCTGAGCGTCAGAAACCGCGCCAGCAGGCTCGCGCCGATGCCGATCAGGATGAGGGCGCAGGTCGCCCTCGCCGTTTCTCCCACCGCTTCGGTAAAGGCACGAAGGCTGAGCGAGCGCTT
This window contains:
- the otsA gene encoding alpha,alpha-trehalose-phosphate synthase (UDP-forming) → MSRIVVVSNRVALPQRSGGPAGGLAVAVNAALKDKGGIWFGWSGRVAPEPSDAPEVTHHGAMTYAVIDLTTEDYQEYYNGFANRVLWPVLHYRVDLSEFYRSDLSGYIRVNRMFAEHLAKIIRPDDVVWIHDYHMMPLARYLRESGHQNRIGFFLHIPMPPADIIQALPQHSETVGALASYDLVGFQTEGDKDNFARYLETRGGQPTPDGTGCDIGGRRVAFGVFPVAIETGAFVRRARHASRTRFVKAFHESLMGRKLIIGVDRLDYSKGIPNRLDAYEHFLRTGPEWHDRVAYVQITPKSRTDVPEYQEMDRYVSHKAGQINGAYADVSWTPLRYVNRTYSRSALAGFYRLADVALVTPLRDGMNLVAKEFVAAQDPADPGVLVLSQFAGAAAELGTGAVLVNPHDTEGMATALRRALDMPLAERRERHARMMRILEVRDIDCWAEAFLAALSPKEPATERREIALPRAAIRSVVRPPSPTSPWSSRLMPRGA
- the otsB gene encoding trehalose-phosphatase, with product MPAVCRAIGARTHAFFLDVDGTLIDIAAHPDAVVVPEGLPDTLSALAGSADGALALVSGRTVERLDLLFAPARFAAAGSHGAQIRLFPGAAVDAAPDLDRALAARLIALAGAFEGAFTEDKGPSLAIHYRAHPAIAPVLRRAIAEVLGPWPELAVLPGHHVFEIKRAGRDKGTAVAAFMARAPFAGRVPVFIGDDVTDEAAFRAVSAAGGVAIAVGTAREGAEAVLPDPPAVRRFLTHLAAEPRQRRR